In Nitratidesulfovibrio sp., the following are encoded in one genomic region:
- a CDS encoding glycosyltransferase family 9 protein produces MALPKTWLVVRLSALGDVVLTTGVLLWLHRTRGWRFVVLTRPQWAPVFRNHPAVDRVASMDPRDLRPAALPGLVRSLAATLPGAGLLDLHGTLRSRLLGALWPGTVRRYPKFSLERRLFLRSGGRLFRERLRASNVTQRYTLAIQEAPPPRSALLPRILLDDAERERGLALLREAGLLPAGTPIGTPDGASGGASGGVSGGASAPLRPLVALHPYSTHPDKAWLPDAWRDLAGHLSAAGYAWFVVGRSGGKGNAVAEAGDDEATPLSGFVEQTRLAGGLAADFTDRTDLRETCALLAAADVLVTGDSGPMHLAAGVDTPVVALFGPTTREWGFYPEGPRDVVLETGDACRPCSLHGSRRCAHSGRCMTGIAPDAVFAAVRRVTGEEMAGKGAETETH; encoded by the coding sequence ATGGCCCTGCCCAAGACATGGCTGGTGGTGCGCCTGAGCGCGCTGGGCGACGTGGTGCTGACCACGGGGGTGCTGCTGTGGCTGCACCGCACCCGTGGCTGGCGCTTCGTGGTGCTGACGCGGCCACAGTGGGCTCCGGTATTCCGCAACCATCCCGCCGTTGACCGGGTGGCCTCGATGGACCCGCGCGATTTGCGCCCCGCCGCGTTGCCCGGCCTGGTGCGGAGCCTTGCGGCCACGCTGCCCGGCGCGGGCCTGCTGGACCTGCACGGCACCTTGCGCTCGCGACTGCTGGGGGCGCTGTGGCCCGGTACGGTGCGTCGCTACCCCAAGTTTTCGCTGGAACGGCGTCTGTTCCTGCGGTCCGGCGGACGGCTGTTCCGCGAGCGGTTGCGGGCCAGTAACGTGACGCAGCGCTACACCTTGGCGATACAGGAAGCGCCACCGCCGCGTTCCGCGCTGCTGCCGCGCATCCTGCTGGACGACGCGGAGCGCGAGCGGGGCCTGGCCCTGTTGCGCGAAGCTGGGCTGTTGCCTGCGGGAACGCCGATTGGGACGCCGGACGGCGCGTCAGGTGGAGCATCGGGCGGCGTATCGGGAGGTGCCTCCGCGCCGCTCCGCCCGCTGGTGGCCCTGCATCCCTATTCCACGCATCCGGACAAGGCCTGGCTGCCCGATGCCTGGCGCGATCTGGCCGGGCATCTTTCCGCAGCCGGGTATGCGTGGTTTGTGGTGGGGCGATCCGGCGGAAAGGGAAATGCTGTTGCTGAAGCTGGGGACGACGAGGCCACGCCGCTTTCCGGATTTGTGGAGCAGACCCGCTTGGCTGGCGGGCTGGCTGCGGACTTTACCGACCGCACGGACCTGCGCGAAACCTGCGCGCTGCTGGCCGCCGCCGACGTGCTGGTGACCGGTGATTCCGGCCCCATGCACCTTGCCGCCGGGGTGGACACCCCGGTGGTGGCGCTGTTCGGCCCCACCACCCGCGAATGGGGCTTCTATCCGGAAGGCCCGCGCGACGTGGTGCTGGAAACCGGGGATGCCTGTCGCCCCTGTTCGCTGCACGGCAGCAGGCGTTGCGCCCATTCCGGGCGCTGCATGACGGGCATCGCGCCCGATGCGGTGTTCGCGGCGGTGCGGCGGGTGACGGGGGAAGAGATGGCCGGAAAGGGCGCGGAAACCGAGACCCACTGA
- the nadD gene encoding nicotinate (nicotinamide) nucleotide adenylyltransferase, whose translation MRRIGILGGSFNPVHAGHLRLAIEVAEALRPDRIDLVPCAVPPHKDGHDLLPFGLRLSLLRAAVRPFAALAVNALEAGRTGPSYTWDTLHAYRAAEPSAAPFFILGGEDFEMLPHWHRGVELPRIADFVVVPRAGSGPEAFRAALATHWPDAAALPACPPGQAHPPHSPHSPHQADTPGMERHLLPGGPYGDTTLTFLPLPRLDISASLLRGKWLRGADIRLLVPDDVDTLLRAHVDEVRRCWAHAAPDTLATPAPHGSGSHCFCPHCSDKDTPCE comes from the coding sequence ATGCGGCGCATCGGCATACTTGGCGGCAGCTTCAACCCGGTGCATGCGGGGCATCTGCGTCTGGCCATCGAAGTGGCCGAGGCGCTGCGGCCAGACCGTATCGACCTTGTGCCGTGCGCCGTGCCCCCCCACAAGGACGGACACGACCTCTTGCCCTTCGGCCTGCGCCTGTCCCTGCTGCGCGCCGCCGTGCGGCCCTTTGCCGCACTGGCCGTGAACGCGCTGGAAGCCGGACGCACCGGCCCCTCGTACACCTGGGACACCCTGCACGCCTACCGCGCCGCCGAACCAAGCGCCGCGCCGTTCTTCATCCTGGGCGGTGAGGATTTCGAGATGCTGCCCCACTGGCACCGGGGAGTGGAGTTGCCGCGCATCGCCGACTTCGTGGTGGTGCCCCGCGCGGGCAGCGGGCCGGAAGCCTTTCGCGCGGCCCTGGCCACGCACTGGCCCGACGCCGCCGCGTTGCCGGCCTGTCCTCCGGGTCAGGCCCATCCGCCCCATTCGCCCCATTCGCCGCATCAGGCAGACACGCCGGGCATGGAACGCCACCTGTTGCCCGGCGGCCCCTACGGCGATACCACCCTGACCTTCCTGCCCCTGCCCCGGCTGGACATCAGCGCATCACTGCTGCGCGGCAAATGGCTGCGCGGTGCGGACATCCGCCTGCTGGTGCCCGACGACGTGGACACCCTGCTGCGCGCCCACGTTGACGAAGTGCGCCGCTGCTGGGCACACGCCGCCCCGGATACCCTTGCCACGCCCGCGCCGCACGGCTCCGGATCGCACTGTTTCTGCCCTCACTGTTCCGACAAGGACACCCCATGCGAATGA
- a CDS encoding glutamate-5-semialdehyde dehydrogenase, whose protein sequence is MSTQNISSAPGTTQDIATGDIVQLVESMGKRAKAAARKLAAAPPATKIDALLRLAGLLESREADILAANARDLAAAEAAGMDAPRMDRLRLTPRIMAEMAAACRHVAGLPDPVGAVETQWQRPNGLLVGRMRIPLGVIAIIYESRPNVTIDSAILCLKAGNAVILRGGSEAIHSNLALAGLIAEAMAASGLPGDAVQVVSRTDRAAVGALCALEQYIDVIIPRGGETLIRAVVQQATMPVLKHYKGVCHAYVDAGADLQQAVEIVFNGKVQRPGVCNALECLLVHRDEAAALLPAVAARLAPAGVTFRACPASLPLLGDAASAATPDDYGMEFHDLILAVRVVDDMDEALAHIAAHGSNHTEIICTRDHARAMRFLREADASMVAVNASTRFNDGGQLGLGAEIGISTSKLHSYGPMGVQELTTTKFVVFGAGQIRE, encoded by the coding sequence ATGAGCACGCAGAACATTTCTTCCGCCCCCGGCACGACACAGGACATCGCCACGGGCGACATCGTCCAATTGGTCGAATCCATGGGCAAGCGCGCCAAGGCAGCCGCCCGCAAACTTGCCGCCGCGCCCCCCGCCACCAAGATCGACGCCCTGCTGCGACTGGCCGGGCTGCTGGAATCGCGCGAGGCCGACATCCTTGCCGCCAACGCGCGCGACCTTGCCGCCGCCGAGGCGGCGGGCATGGACGCCCCGCGCATGGACCGCCTGCGCCTTACCCCGCGCATCATGGCCGAAATGGCCGCCGCCTGCCGCCACGTGGCGGGCCTGCCCGACCCGGTGGGCGCGGTGGAAACCCAGTGGCAGCGGCCCAACGGCCTGCTGGTGGGGCGCATGCGCATCCCCCTCGGCGTCATCGCCATCATCTACGAATCGCGCCCCAACGTGACCATCGATTCCGCCATCCTGTGCCTGAAGGCGGGCAACGCGGTGATCCTGCGCGGCGGGTCGGAGGCCATCCACTCCAACCTGGCCCTTGCCGGGCTCATCGCAGAGGCCATGGCCGCCTCGGGCCTGCCCGGCGACGCGGTACAGGTGGTCTCGCGCACCGACCGGGCCGCCGTGGGCGCCCTGTGCGCGCTGGAACAGTACATCGACGTGATCATTCCGCGCGGGGGCGAAACGCTGATCCGCGCCGTGGTGCAGCAGGCCACCATGCCCGTGCTGAAGCACTACAAGGGCGTGTGCCACGCCTACGTGGACGCGGGCGCGGACCTGCAACAGGCCGTGGAGATCGTCTTCAACGGCAAGGTGCAGCGCCCCGGCGTGTGCAACGCGCTGGAATGCCTGCTGGTGCACAGGGACGAAGCCGCCGCCCTGCTGCCCGCCGTGGCCGCCCGGCTGGCCCCTGCCGGGGTGACCTTTCGCGCGTGCCCGGCCTCGCTGCCGCTGCTGGGCGATGCAGCCTCCGCCGCCACGCCGGATGACTACGGCATGGAATTCCACGACCTGATCCTGGCCGTGCGCGTGGTGGACGACATGGACGAGGCGCTGGCCCACATCGCCGCGCACGGGTCCAACCACACCGAAATCATCTGCACCCGCGACCACGCCCGGGCCATGCGCTTCCTGCGCGAGGCCGACGCATCCATGGTGGCGGTGAACGCCTCCACCCGCTTCAACGACGGCGGGCAGCTTGGCCTTGGCGCCGAGATCGGCATCAGCACGTCCAAGCTGCATTCCTACGGCCCCATGGGCGTGCAGGAACTGACCACCACCAAGTTCGTGGTGTTCGGCGCGGGCCAGATACGGGAGTAG
- a CDS encoding tetratricopeptide repeat protein, whose amino-acid sequence MSENTIRKGLPRAQQQPEIPQPLQGEVSGEAAPLLRFVLDNARTIAAGLGVLVLAAGAGAGYRWWDAEKTREAQTELGMLTVAKTGADRVQALEAFLAKAPSGVRNAVLLDLAAAAMELKDYDKAASAWERLAAAEGATGVVARIGRAQALSQAGKDAEALAVLEGLENSVSEISRNAVRGQLAVVAERAGKLDRAVAAYEQLMASESAGNKDYFKSRAATLKARMQKGGA is encoded by the coding sequence ATGTCGGAGAACACAATCCGCAAAGGCCTGCCGCGCGCCCAGCAGCAACCCGAAATTCCCCAGCCGCTGCAAGGCGAGGTGTCTGGCGAGGCCGCGCCGCTGCTGCGCTTCGTGCTGGACAACGCCCGTACCATCGCCGCCGGGCTCGGCGTGCTGGTGCTGGCCGCTGGCGCTGGCGCGGGCTACCGCTGGTGGGACGCCGAAAAGACGCGCGAGGCGCAGACCGAGTTGGGCATGCTCACCGTGGCCAAGACCGGCGCGGATCGCGTGCAGGCCCTGGAGGCGTTCCTGGCCAAGGCGCCGTCGGGCGTGCGCAACGCCGTGCTGCTGGACCTTGCCGCAGCCGCCATGGAACTGAAGGACTACGACAAGGCCGCCTCGGCCTGGGAACGTCTGGCCGCCGCCGAAGGCGCCACCGGCGTGGTGGCCCGCATCGGCCGTGCGCAGGCCCTGTCGCAGGCGGGCAAGGACGCCGAGGCCCTGGCCGTGCTGGAAGGGCTGGAAAATTCGGTGAGCGAGATTTCGCGCAATGCCGTGCGCGGCCAGTTGGCCGTCGTGGCGGAGCGTGCGGGCAAGCTGGACCGTGCCGTGGCTGCTTATGAACAGCTGATGGCCTCCGAGTCCGCTGGCAACAAGGACTATTTCAAGAGCCGCGCCGCAACGCTGAAGGCCCGCATGCAGAAGGGGGGCGCGTAA
- the iorA gene encoding indolepyruvate ferredoxin oxidoreductase subunit alpha, which produces MSEPTATPGTRPVNPLLADEPGARRLLLGNEAIVRGALEAGVNLVACYPGTPSSEVPDTFRRIGGGGRYRLEYSVNEKVAMEVGAGAALAGAMTLVTMKHVGVNVAADPLLTMTYTGLPGGLVLLSADDPGCHASQNEQDNRTYARFAGMPCFEPATAQEAKDMTRDALLLARELEQPVLLRTTTRVNHLRGAVEFGPLGQPAPIVPFERNPRRFVPVPAVARVRHAELVKHLGMAREKAEHSPWNTVRGEGCFGVIASGISRAYLSDALHETGWTDRVKVLDLGMTWPLPEDLLTDFLSQCDAVLVLEELEPLLENDVRALVQRNNLPVAVSGKGGALTIYGEYSTQTVTQALADLLGETARLPIACDPETALPVRPPNLCPGCSHRALYYAVRKVFGDDAVYSSDIGCYTLGLLPPLRMADFLFCMGSSVSAGSGFATASGKPTLAFIGDSTFFHSGITGLVNAVFNKHDLIVVVLDNGTTAMTGHQPNPGVIQDVLGNACVHLDIEAVVRGCGVADVARVRPFNVKSTMKALTEMKERSGVRVIIAEEPCVLYARRTLKKPRNQVAYVAEQGPSVADCLEHLACPAFFRDDTGIHVDENLCGGCMVCLQVADTIKARKRSDA; this is translated from the coding sequence ATGAGCGAACCCACTGCGACTCCGGGCACCCGCCCGGTGAACCCCCTGCTGGCCGACGAACCGGGCGCACGGCGCCTGCTGCTGGGCAACGAGGCCATCGTGCGCGGCGCGCTGGAGGCGGGCGTCAACCTGGTGGCCTGCTACCCCGGCACCCCGTCGTCCGAAGTGCCCGACACCTTCCGCCGCATTGGCGGCGGTGGCCGCTACCGCCTGGAATATTCGGTGAACGAGAAGGTGGCCATGGAAGTGGGGGCGGGTGCCGCCCTGGCCGGGGCCATGACCCTGGTGACCATGAAGCACGTGGGCGTCAACGTGGCCGCCGACCCGCTGCTGACCATGACCTATACGGGCCTGCCCGGCGGCCTGGTGCTGCTTTCCGCCGACGACCCCGGCTGCCACGCCAGTCAGAACGAGCAGGACAACCGCACTTACGCTCGTTTCGCGGGCATGCCGTGCTTCGAGCCCGCCACCGCGCAGGAAGCCAAGGACATGACGCGCGACGCGCTGTTGCTGGCGCGCGAGCTTGAACAGCCCGTGCTGTTGCGCACCACCACCCGCGTCAACCACCTGCGCGGCGCCGTGGAATTCGGCCCGCTGGGTCAGCCCGCGCCCATCGTGCCCTTCGAGCGTAATCCCCGGCGTTTCGTGCCCGTGCCCGCCGTGGCCCGTGTGCGTCACGCCGAACTGGTCAAGCACCTGGGCATGGCGCGGGAGAAGGCCGAGCATTCCCCGTGGAACACCGTGCGCGGCGAAGGGTGCTTCGGCGTCATCGCCAGCGGCATCAGCCGCGCCTACCTGTCCGACGCCCTGCACGAGACGGGCTGGACCGACCGGGTGAAGGTGCTGGACCTGGGCATGACCTGGCCCCTGCCGGAAGATCTGCTGACCGACTTCCTGTCCCAGTGCGATGCCGTGCTGGTGCTGGAAGAACTGGAACCCCTGCTGGAAAACGACGTGCGCGCGCTGGTGCAGCGCAACAACCTGCCCGTTGCCGTCAGCGGCAAGGGCGGCGCGCTGACCATCTACGGCGAATATTCCACCCAGACCGTCACTCAGGCCCTGGCTGACCTGCTGGGCGAAACCGCCCGGCTGCCGATTGCCTGCGACCCGGAAACGGCCCTGCCCGTGCGCCCGCCCAACCTGTGCCCCGGCTGTTCGCACCGCGCGCTGTACTATGCCGTGCGCAAGGTGTTCGGCGACGATGCCGTCTACTCCAGCGACATCGGCTGCTACACGCTGGGGCTGCTGCCGCCCTTGCGCATGGCCGACTTCCTGTTCTGCATGGGCTCGTCGGTGTCTGCGGGGTCCGGCTTCGCCACCGCGTCGGGCAAGCCCACGCTGGCCTTCATCGGCGATTCCACCTTCTTCCATTCCGGCATCACCGGGCTGGTCAACGCGGTGTTCAACAAGCACGACCTGATCGTGGTGGTGCTGGACAACGGCACCACGGCCATGACCGGTCACCAGCCCAACCCCGGCGTGATCCAGGATGTGCTGGGCAACGCCTGCGTGCACCTGGACATCGAGGCCGTGGTGCGCGGCTGCGGCGTGGCCGACGTGGCCAGGGTGCGGCCCTTCAACGTCAAGTCCACCATGAAGGCCCTGACGGAAATGAAGGAACGCTCCGGCGTGCGCGTGATCATCGCCGAGGAACCGTGCGTGCTCTACGCCCGGCGCACCCTGAAGAAGCCGCGCAATCAGGTGGCCTACGTCGCCGAGCAGGGGCCATCCGTGGCCGACTGTCTGGAACACCTGGCCTGCCCCGCCTTCTTCCGCGACGACACCGGCATTCACGTGGACGAGAACCTTTGCGGCGGCTGCATGGTCTGTCTACAGGTTGCGGATACCATCAAGGCCCGCAAGAGGAGCGACGCATGA
- a CDS encoding indolepyruvate oxidoreductase subunit beta, with protein MSTPARIRIYLTGVGGQGTLTATTLLARTALDQGLEVTSGEIHGMAQRGGVVESTILLGGWMSPKIGHGEADLILGFEPLETLRGMTHLAAGGSVLSNTEPLPPVGVSTGREAYPEMERIRAKVEGCAAKSWFLPCRTLGLQAGSVQAGNSVLLGAACASGLLPFGPDALEAAIRTHLAPKLMDMNLRAVELGVRAVASAS; from the coding sequence ATGAGCACCCCCGCACGCATCCGCATCTATCTTACCGGCGTGGGCGGGCAGGGCACCCTGACCGCCACCACGTTGCTGGCCCGCACCGCCCTGGACCAGGGGCTGGAAGTTACCTCCGGCGAAATCCACGGCATGGCCCAGCGCGGCGGGGTGGTGGAATCCACCATCCTGCTCGGCGGCTGGATGAGCCCCAAGATCGGCCATGGCGAGGCGGACCTGATCCTTGGCTTCGAACCGCTGGAAACCCTGCGCGGCATGACCCACCTGGCCGCCGGGGGCAGCGTGTTGTCCAACACCGAGCCGCTGCCGCCGGTGGGCGTTTCCACCGGGCGCGAAGCCTACCCCGAGATGGAGCGCATCCGCGCCAAGGTGGAAGGCTGCGCCGCGAAATCGTGGTTTCTGCCGTGCCGCACCCTGGGCCTTCAGGCCGGGTCGGTGCAGGCGGGCAACAGCGTGCTGCTGGGCGCGGCCTGCGCCAGCGGGCTTCTGCCCTTTGGCCCGGACGCGCTGGAAGCCGCCATCCGCACCCATCTTGCCCCCAAACTCATGGACATGAACCTGAGGGCGGTCGAACTGGGCGTTCGGGCCGTAG